The window AAACGAACAAACATCATAGAAAAATTCCAATCCACCAAAATTCCTATAAAACCCTTTGAAGCAATGAGGCCCAATGAAAACAATTTTGCATGCAAACTTACAGTGCTACAAGAGTCCTTCGTATTTACACATGTTGGTTGCTGTTTGATTGACTTAATGTGATAGTTTGCTTGATCTGGGATTCAGCAGTTGACTTGGTAACAAACTGGAAGTGTTGACATGCATCTTGATGAGTTACCACCCCTAGTCCCCTACTAACTAGGTCATTCAATTGTTTTGGTTGATACATGAATGCATCTTACTCTCTTTCTAATATTCCCTAGGCAGTTTCTAACAAGTTGGATATAGAAAACACTACTGATTAAAATATCACAATAAATCACCACCAATGCAGTGATCACTACTTTGATCGGGGTCAAAAGTCAAAAATAAGTTATATGCTGCAAAAGTTTCAAGCATTCCTATCATCGGTTCAGCTGCAGACTAATAGTGAATTTTGAAGGGTGGTCTCATACTTGCAGTTAAAAGAACAAACCTGGCAACTGAGAAGAAGACAGCACCTCTTCCACAATCGCATGCTTTTCTGTAATTGTCAAGGGCCAATGTTGTTTCAACAACATCTGGTGTTTCAATGAATACCAACTTGTGCTGCATGATGTCCTGCACAATAACAGCATAAGATCGGCATTCTTTGGGGACCAATACATTTATATGTATCTTGGCAACACGAGGAAACTATAGAATCGTACAAGAGGAAGAAGGAATGGATGCCATCAAAAATCACAGCGTGTAGAAACTTAACGGAGCAAGATTTTAATAAAGTTTCATCTCTTCTATTAGAAGTTTAGAAGACACGTGAGTATGTGACCACATTGCATACATGACAAACACGATTCTTATTCTTTACTGAGACATTACACATTATCTGTATAGTGGCTACTACCTATCCAACTTCATATGCATGTTACTGATAGTAAGAACACAGATAGTCTCTACATGAGTAGTTGATACCCTTTAATGTCAACCCAGCTCAGCGGACCATCCACTGCTTAACGATACACAGGTGCCTGAATAACTTTGCACGTCATTACGAAAATATGAGACTAGAACGCTTAAACAGTAAACACCATTTAGTTTAATACAGTGTTCCAGAAGATCTAGTCTGCTTGTCCAATTGAGATGGTTAACTTACAAAGTCACATTACAATCTAAAGTCTAAATTCTAGACATCTCCACATCAGAATAATGTGCTGGTGAGGGAAATAACCTGTAAAATACCCATTTCATTCCAGCTGTTGACAATGCCATCCATATAGCTGTAACTGACAAAGAAACAGACGATGCCATCAGGAACAGAAGAAGCCATTTCTAGCAAGAGGCGGCCATAATTCCTCACAACACCAGGATCACTGCGCATGTCAAACTTTGTACTCACAGGTAGCTGATCACTGAAAATGATCGAATAGTTAATGTTACGCAACTGGATTCATATCATAACATAAAAGGTAAAACAAGAATTTTGAGAGACAACTAAACCGGTTGCATATAGCACTAGCATCGTGTTATTCTACTAGCATAAGGAGGATGCAATAAGTGTGTTTCCAAATATAGAAAATTGAAATATGAAAGCACAAATGGATCAAGATCATACCTTCCTCGTGTCAACACCATGGGACATATACAATCCCTTGTTAGGGACATTGTGAAGCTCCTGCTTATAACAGGATTAAAATTCAAAAGACGAGGGTACAGATCGATTGGGCTGAGAGTTCCTGAAGTGATGACGACAGTTTGGAATCGATCAAAAACAGGCTGTATTGCGAGTGAAGCGTCATGGCAACTCAGCTGCAACACACAGAACCACATTAGCACATTGACGCTGCAGCTTGTAAAAATTGCACCACAATCTTATAGAGTAGGCTGGATACCTGAATCACGGGATCACGAACTTCAGGCATTCTATCATCATAGGGTTCTATTATTATAGAGAAACCACGTGAGTAGGTTCCAATCAAAGTGGCAAAGTCACAAATGGTCTGGATGTGCATGAATTCATCCGTGTCGGTTATCTCCAATGTAAGCAATAGAGAATGTAAGCGGTCATAACAAAACCTCAGCATTCTCTGGTCAATTCCAGCCTGGGAATGGATTGAAGCAACAAAGGAAACAGGCATTTCATTCTCAACATTCTCTGTTTCAAGCCGTCCATCTAAGAATCTCACAAGTCTCTTCAAGACAGCAAGAAAATGTTCAGCCTTCCTGATATTTCCAGGTACAGCCTCCTTCAAAATGTCATCAGGCAAGGATGGATTTGCAAGCCAAGCATCGGATACTTCATCACAACAAACACATTATTATAAACTGTCCCGGTAAGGCCACATAATCAACAATGCAAATCAGATAGTTATGAACGAAGATACTCACTTGGCAGGTTTCCCCTCTGTGCCAATCCATCCACCAGTCTATTGTATTCAGCACGAAGCCTATTGGCATCGGTGGCCTTGAACCTTCCTACCAAATAAATCAGTTAGTGAGCAACCTTTACCTATCCATCTACAATTTTGACGATTTGAAAGGAAACACACACAATCCTGAAAAGAGCAAGTATTTACTTCTTCGATGCTCAGTACCTATCGATCTCTTGCGAGATGCGCCGCAGGTTTCGCTCGGCACCTTCCAGTGTCTGCTTGCGGACGCTGACGCTCAGCGCCTCAATGCAGACGTTATCGATGTTGTGCGCCTCATCAAACACAACCACGCATTCCTTCTGCATCTCCCGGGACACAATGCTGGCCACCTTGGGGTCAAGCAGGTACTGGTAGCTGTAGACCACCACATTGGCGTATTTTACCATCTGCCTGGCGAGGAAGTAGGGGCATATCCGGCGCTCACGGCCGAGCGAACGGAGGTCGGCAAGAGTGTAGACCCCAGGGGGCATGAAAGAGGCGAGGTCGCCGGCGGAAGCGGCCCGGTCGAATGACTCGAAGAATTCGCAGAGAGGGGTGGACTCCGGGTCGGAGGCGGCCTTGTCGCGGACCCAGGACGCGGTCAGGCGGCGGCAGGCTGTGTCGACGGAATcgcgggcggcggaggcggaggcctGGGGGTGGACGCAGAGGTTCTTGCGGGAGGAGAGGCCGAGCGCGAGGAGGGAGCGCGAGGCGGCGGGCGGGAGGTGTGAGAAGAGGAGGCGGAGCTCGGCGAGGGTCTTCTCCATCTCGTGGACGGTGCGGGTGCAGTAGAGGAGCCGGAGCGGGCGGGAGGGGTTGGCGAGGGAGTAGGAGGTGATGAGGGAGATGAGCGCCGCCGTCTTGCCGGTGCCCGTCGGCATCTCCAGCAGCGCGTGGCCGCGCGCGTCCAGGGCTCGCTTGAGCTCGCCCATGTACGCGTGCTGCTCCGGGTAGATCGCCGCGTACGGGAAGTGCACCGTCAGGCCTTCAAGATCGAACTTCATCGTGGCGGCTAGGAGGGTGGACGCCGCGGGATTGGGaaccgccggagccgccgccgccgggagtaAAGCTCGGGAGGTGTTCGGTGGAATTCCGCAGGGGGGAGGAGGGGGCTGCCTCGACCTAAGTTGGCCTGCGGGCGCGTCTGGACTCTGGACTGGCCCATATGATAATACCCTCTCTTTGCACTTCGTCTATTTCCCGAGAGCTCCTATCTGGGCCAGGGCTATTTCTCTACGGTTGCGCGATACAGTTCCATCTCGCCTCTGGCGCAGCGCCTACTGGGCCGAAACCACACTGTAGTTACGCGGAATTTTTTTCTCTGTGGGTTTTTTCACTGTGTGCACGgttttctttctcttttctttgtTTCTTCGCATTTCACCGGCTTTCTTCGGGTTTTTACGtctctttttattttttccaaCAGATGTCAGCACTTTTCATACACAACTTACATTTTTTGTATACTCAGGAACATTTTTTTGTACAAGTTTAACATTTTCTTTCAAACATATCTTTTGATGCCTGTTTTTTCACTCACATTGTATATATTTTTGGTATAAATCAAAAACATTTTTAATAAATGTTTATTAATTTTCAAATACATTTTCGACATTTTTTGACATGTTTTTAACAGAAATTTGCGCCTTTTCATAATACGCCCTCCATCCTCCCCCTCTATTTTAACACGGGGAGGCAGTATAAAAATAGGGATTGACTGTTTGTCACAtggggtgaggaatagttattcttcgcCCTCCCCCTTTATTTTAACATcaatgtaccgtaattttacgcttcatgattttttttcttatTTCATACGTGAAAAGAGAATGTAAGAAATTATATAATCACCataaaaatattttatgttacgtAAAGTTACAgacgtaaaaacatagtgtaaaatat is drawn from Aegilops tauschii subsp. strangulata cultivar AL8/78 chromosome 1, Aet v6.0, whole genome shotgun sequence and contains these coding sequences:
- the LOC109764278 gene encoding general transcription and DNA repair factor IIH helicase subunit XPD, which translates into the protein MKFDLEGLTVHFPYAAIYPEQHAYMGELKRALDARGHALLEMPTGTGKTAALISLITSYSLANPSRPLRLLYCTRTVHEMEKTLAELRLLFSHLPPAASRSLLALGLSSRKNLCVHPQASASAARDSVDTACRRLTASWVRDKAASDPESTPLCEFFESFDRAASAGDLASFMPPGVYTLADLRSLGRERRICPYFLARQMVKYANVVVYSYQYLLDPKVASIVSREMQKECVVVFDEAHNIDNVCIEALSVSVRKQTLEGAERNLRRISQEIDRFKATDANRLRAEYNRLVDGLAQRGNLPISDAWLANPSLPDDILKEAVPGNIRKAEHFLAVLKRLVRFLDGRLETENVENEMPVSFVASIHSQAGIDQRMLRFCYDRLHSLLLTLEITDTDEFMHIQTICDFATLIGTYSRGFSIIIEPYDDRMPEVRDPVIQLSCHDASLAIQPVFDRFQTVVITSGTLSPIDLYPRLLNFNPVISRSFTMSLTRDCICPMVLTRGSDQLPVSTKFDMRSDPGVVRNYGRLLLEMASSVPDGIVCFFVSYSYMDGIVNSWNEMGILQDIMQHKLVFIETPDVVETTLALDNYRKACDCGRGAVFFSVARGKVAEGIDFDRHYGRLVIMFGVPFQYTLSKILRARLEYLRETFQIKEGDFLTFDALRQAAQCVGRVIRSKADYGMMIFADKRYSRHDKRSKLPGWILSHLHDAHLNLSTDMALHTAREFLRRMAQPYDKAGSGGKKTLLTEEDLQDMARDAMEM